One window from the genome of Eucalyptus grandis isolate ANBG69807.140 chromosome 7, ASM1654582v1, whole genome shotgun sequence encodes:
- the LOC104453214 gene encoding probable carboxylesterase 12, which translates to METEVAQDLSPLVRIYKDGRVERLLGTATVSPSLDEKTGIQSKDVAIPSDSAVSARLYIPKAAVDSLQKLPVLVYFHGGGFIIETAWSPTYHNYLNALVAEANIIAVSVEYRRAPEHPLPAAYDDSWTALKWVASHSAGNGPEEWLNSHANFKKVFMSGDSAGANIVHNMCIRLGEEKLNGVEFSGIMMVHPYFWGDEPLPLETTEPEKRSQVRDIWRMVNPTTTGCDDPLVNPATDPRLSGLGVDRILICVAEKDMLRQRGWYYKEVLSKSGWSGVVEVVEAPGEDHVFHLLNPGCENAAKMMKKLVSFMNDDK; encoded by the exons ATGGAAACAGAAGTGGCCCAGGATTTGTCTCCGTTGGTAAGAATTTACAAGGATGGCCGAGTGGAAAGACTCTTGGGCACGGCCACTGTCTCTCCGTCTCTCGATGAGAAAACTGGCATCCAATCGAAAGATGTCGCCATTCCATCGGATTCCGCCGTGTCGGCAAGACTTTACATCCCTAAAGCAGCGGTTGATTCTCTCCAAAAGCTCCCTGTACTCGTGTATTTTCACGGGGGAGGCTTCATAATTGAAACGGCGTGGTCACCGACTTACCACAACTATCTCAATGCCCTCGTCGCAGAGGCTAACATCATTGCTGTCTCCGTTGAATATAGGAGGGCACCAGAGCATCCTCTCCCGGCAGCTTATGACGATTCGTGGACTGCCCTCAAATGGGTGGCCTCTCATTCTGCCGGAAATGGCCCCGAGGAATGGTTGAATTCTCATGCCAATTTCAAGAAG GTCTTCATGTCTGGAGATAGCGCCGGGGCCAACATAGTTCACAACATGTGCATCCGACTGGGAGAGGAAAAGCtaaatggagttgaattttcCGGCATTATGATGGTGCATCCTTATTTTTGGGGCGACGAGCCATTGCCTTTAGAGACCACCGAACCCGAGAAGAGGTCCCAGGTCAGGGACATCTGGCGCATGGTGAACCCGACGACCACAGGCTGCGACGACCCCCTAGTGAACCCGGCAACCGACCCAAGGCTATCAGGCTTGGGAGTCGATAGGATCCTAATTTGTGTTGCTGAGAAGGATATGTTGAGACAAAGGGGTTGGTATTACAAGGAGGTGTTGAGTAAGAGCGGATGGAGTGGCGTTGTGGAAGTGGTGGAAGCACCGGGGGAGGATCATGTGTTTCATTTGCTAAATCCTGGATGTGAGAATGCTGcgaagatgatgaagaaattgGTTTCCTTCATGAATGATGATAAGTAG
- the LOC120296022 gene encoding probable carboxylesterase 7 has translation MDPRLSEVAHVLVPAVRIYKDGRVERLMGTATVSPSLGEKTGVQSKDVAISSDSSVSARLYIPKAAIGSLHKLPVPVYFHRGGFTFETAQSPTYHNYLNALVAEANITAISVDYRRAPKHPLLTAYNDSWTSLKWVASHFAGNGPEEWLNSHANLSKVFMAGDNAGGNIDHNMGIQLGGEKLNGVEIAGAIMELLSESGWSGAMDVMEAPREDHLFHLLNPSYDNAKRMMKKLASFISKDN, from the exons ATGGATCCGAGGCTCTCAG AAGTGGCCCATGTTTTGGTTCCAGCGGTAAGGATTTACAAGGATGGCCGAGTGGAGAGACTCATGGGCACGGCAACCGTCTCTCCATCACTTGGTGAGAAAACTGGCGTCCAATCAAAGGACGTCGCCATTTCATCGGATTCTAGCGTGTCGGCAAGACTTTACATCCCAAAAGCAGCGATCGGCTCTCTCCACAAGCTCCCCGTACCCGTGTACTTTCATCGAGGAGGCTTCACATTCGAAACAGCGCAATCTCCAACTTACCACAACTATCTGAATGCACTAGTCGCGGAGGCTAACATCACCGCCATCTCTGTCGATTATAGGAGGGCACCAAAGCATCCTCTTCTGACGGCTTACAATGATTCGTGGACTTCCCTCAAATGGGTGGCCTCTCATTTTGCGGGAAATGGCCCCGAGGAGTGGTTGAATTCTCATGCCAATCTCAGCAAG GTGTTTATGGCTGGTGACAATGCCGGTGGTAACATAGATCACAACATGGGCATCCAATTGGGAGGGGAGAAATTAAATGGAGTTGAAATTGCAGGTGCTATTATG GAGTTGTTGAGTGAGAGCGGATGGAGTGGTGCTATGGATGTGATGGAAGCACCAAGGGAGgatcatttgtttcacttgttAAACCCTAGCTATGATAATGCTAAgaggatgatgaagaaattGGCTTCCTTCATAAGCAAGGACAATTAG
- the LOC104453213 gene encoding probable carboxylesterase 12, whose translation MGSEILYDLSPMVRIYKNGRVERLVGTETVDPSFDEKTGVESKDVTIEWGPTPWYHGLLGTKTVDSSFEKKTGVESKDAISAPAPKPWYPVVSGRLYIPRDAIGSLQKLPVLVYYHGGGFIVETAWSPTYHNYLNALVAEANVVAISVDYRRAPEHPLPVAYEDSLFALEWVASHSAGNGPEEWLNSCANLKKVFLAGESAGANIINYIGTRLDIKRLNGIEVPGVMMVHPYFWGNHPLPSETCDPKTRSFYEMFWHAANPKTTGCDDPLINPGKDPRISNLYWKKVLVCVAGKDVLRYRGLFYKTILRALGWYGVLEEMESPGEDHVFHLLNPTGENAVKLMKRLVSFMNEDEDK comes from the exons ATGGGATCAGAAATTCTCTATGATTTGTCCCCAATGGTAAGGATTTACAAGAATGGCCGAGTGGAGAGACTCGTGGGCACCGAAACCGTCGATCCGTCGTTCGATGAGAAAACTGGCGTTGAATCTAAGGATGTCACCATTGAATGGGGCCCCACACCATGGTACCATGGACTCCTGGGCACCAAAACCGTCGATTCATCGTTCGAGAAGAAAACCGGCGTTGAATCTAAGGATGCCATCAGTGCACCGGCACCCAAACCATGGTACCCCGTCGTCTCCGGGAGACTTTACATCCCAAGAGATGCAATCGGTTCTCTCCAAAAGCTGCCTGTACTTGTGTACTATCACGGAGGAGGCTTCATAGTCGAGACCGCATGGTCACCGACTTATCACAACTATCTCAATGCCCTAGTCGCCGAGGCTAACGTCGTTGCCATCTCCGTTGACTATAGAAGGGCGCCCGAGCATCCTCTTCCAGTAGCTTATGAAGATTCGTTGTTCGCCCTCGAGTGGGTGGCCTCTCATTCTGCTGGAAACGGACCTGAGGAGTGGCTGAATTCTTGTGCCAATCTCAAGAAG GTGTTTCTAGCCGGAGAAAGCGCCGGCGCTAACATAATCAACTACATTGGCACCCGATTGGATATAAAAAGGCTTAATGGAATCGAAGTTCCGGGTGTCATGATGGTGCACCCTTATTTCTGGGGAAACCACCCGTTGCCTTCGGAGACCTGTGATCCCAAGACGAGGTCCTTCTACGAGATGTTCTGGCACGCGGCGAATCCCAAGACAACCGGGTGCGACGACCCGCTGATAAACCCAGGGAAGGACCCAAGGATCTCGAACCTGTATTGGAAGAAGGTCCTGGTATGTGTTGCTGGAAAGGATGTGTTGAGATATAGAGGGTTGTTTTACAAGACGATATTGAGGGCGCTTGGATGGTATGGAGTGTTGGAAGAGATGGAATCGCCAGGGGAGGATCATGTGTTCCATTTGTTGAATCCTACTGGCGAGAATGCTGTGAAGTTGATGAAGAGATTGGTCTCCTTCATGAACGAGGATGAGGATAAATAG